Within Montipora foliosa isolate CH-2021 chromosome 3, ASM3666993v2, whole genome shotgun sequence, the genomic segment ACCATTTTCTGTTCAGTGGGTTAACACCTTCTTCTTCGTGcttgtgtacgtattaaagaaaGTGATGTTAAAATTAAAGGAACAGCTGCAAATAGTGTTGCACTTGCTTCTGCAATAAAACTGCAAGTGTGGTAACAACACGTAGGTCAGGCGACAAGCCGTCAAAGGTTAGGCACCTTATCTTCTGCAGAACTGCTAATAATAGGCTATTATTCAAGCGTAATCATGTCACTAAGATAAGATGGCGCTTATCCATGAATTGATTTAAACCTTAAACCTGATTCGATAGGCaatgggaagccaatgaagttcgTTCATTCATCTTCTAGGTGCACCCCAGATTTCTGAGAAAAACGTGCTGGTTTTGATTATCAACAATGGTGGATAAAAAGTTGGACCTTTTGGAGCGGCATATGCAAGAGCTTAGCGTTGCAAGAAAGGAGGGAGACAGACAAGGCAAGGGtttggcttatttcaatctTGCTAGATACTATCAGGGCACAGCTGACTTTTATCAGGCCATAACAaattacacagaagcattagccatttttaaggaAGTGGGTTTCAGGGCCACAGAAGGAGCAATCTATGGCAATCtgggcaacgcttatcaaagtcttggtaacttcaagcaagccatagagtaccaccatcaagatcttagtatcgcaaaagaggtaggggacagggccggagaaggagcagcctctGGCAATCtgggcaacgcttatcaaagtcttggaaacttcaagcaagccatagagtaccaccatcaacatcttagtattgcaaaagaggtaggggatagggccggagaaggaagagcttatggcaatctcggcaacgcttatcaaagtcttggtaacttcaagcaagccatagagtaccaccatcaagatcttagtatcgcaaaagaggtaggggacagggccggagaaggagcagcctctGGCAATCtgggcaacgcttatcaaagtcttggtaacttcaagcaagccatagagtaccaccatcaagatcttagtatcgCAAAAGAGCTAGGGGACAGAgtcggagaaggagcagcctctGGCAATCtgggcaatgcttatcaaagtcttggtaacttcaagcaagccatagagtaccaccatcaacgtcttagtattgcaaaagaggtaggggatagaaccggagaaggaagagcttatggcaatctgggcaacgcttatcaaagtcttggtaacttcaagcaagccatagagtaccaccatcagcATCTTAGTATCGCAAAAGAGGTAGGGAacagggccagagaaggagcagcctatggcaacctgggcaacgcttatcaaagtcttggtaacttcaagcaagccatagagtaccatcatcaacatcttagtgttgcaaaagaggtagaggacagggccggagaaggagcagcctatggcaatctcggcaacgcttatcgaagtcttggtaacttccagcaagccatagagtaccaccatcaacatcttagtgttgcaaaagaggtaggggacagggccggaaaaggaagagcttatggcaatctggGCAACGCTTATAGAAGTCTTGGTaacttcaagcaagccatagagtaccaccatcaacatcttagcgttgcaaaagaggtaggggatagggccggagaaggaagagcttatggcaatctgggcaacgcttatcaaagtcttggtaacgtcaagcaagccatagagtaccaccatcaacatcttagtgtCGCAAAAGAgataggggacagggccggagaaggagcagcctatggcaatctgggcaacgcttatcaaagtcttggtaacttcaagcaagccatagagtacaaccatcaagatcttagtatcggaaaagaggtaggggacagggccggagaaggagcagcctctGGCAATCtgggcaatgcttatcaaagtcttggtaacttcaagcaagccatagagtaccaccatcaacgtcttcgtgttgcaaaagaggtaggggacagggccggagaagggacagcctatggcaatctcggcaacgcgtatcaaagtcttggtaacttcaagcaagccataaaGTACCatcatcaacatcttagtattgcaaaagaggtaggagACAGGGCCACAGAAGGAGCAAcgtatggcaatctcggcaacacttatcaaagtcttggtaacttcaagcaagccatagagtaccaccatcaacgtcttagtgttgcaaaagaggtaggggacagagCCGGAGAAGGaacagcctatggcaatctcggcaacgcttataaaagtcttggtaaCTTCAAGCAAGCCATGGATTACTACCATCAAGGTCTTAGCATTTGCCAGGCAACGGAGGACCTAATAGGGCTGGCATTCACATGTTATCATATTGGTCTTGTTCATGAATTTTTTGGCGCGTTGAGCAAAGCTCTTAATTACCATCGTCTAAGCGTTTACTATTTTGATGAAGTTAGGCGTCTTCTTCAGTCAgaggatgcatggaaaataagctttcgtgacaGAAAGGGGTTTGCGTACATCGCTCTGTGGACAGCactcttgaagaatggagaggttgatgaaGCTTTGAatgctgctgagcaaggacgagcacaggctttggcagacattttaaagatgcaataCAGCGTTGATGGGAAACCTACAATGAAAGTAACTATCTCTTTGGTTATGAAAGATCTACcgtcacaaactgttttcacggCACTTGAAGGGAACACGATCAGCTTCTGGTTGCTAAGAGATGATATCGGgataaattttagacaaaagaaaatcgaaaatggaaCTGCCAAGTCTCTGATGAAAAGTACTTTAGAGCAGATCAATGCAGGGGCCGTTTTGGGATGCGAGAATCGTTCACTTGAAAGACAAGGCAGTGACTTCTCGAGCAGTAGCAAAGGTGTTGAAGAAACCTTTCAGTCTTTGAGCTTCTCTGTGCACTCTTTGCAGcccttgtatgatgtcttagtcAGTCCTATAGCGGACTTGATCCAGGGCGATGACTTAgtgtttgttcctgatggacatTTTTGCCTGGCTCCTTTTTGTGCAatgagtgactctgtcaggatccgtgTAACTCCCTCACtgactgctttaaaattgatcactaTGGCACCTGACAACTTCCAAAGTAAGAATGAAGCACTGCTTGTAGGCGATCCATGCTTGAGCGAAGTCACTTACGGCACTGGTGAACCCATGTATAAACAGCTGCCGTGTGCGAAAAAAGAGGTGGATATAATTGGAAAACTTCTGCAGACCGTGCCTtttacaggaaaaaatgcaaccaaagctgaggtgctgagaagaatgaagtcagttgccttaatccacattgctgcacatggGGATGACAGatctggagaaattgctttggccccaaatcccgAACGCACATCCAAGATCCCCGAAGAGGAAGATTATATGTTATCGTTGAGCGATGTTCAAGCAGTTCGCcttcaggcaagactggttgtgcttagttgctgtcatagtggccagggagaggtaaaatctgagggtattgtgggaatatctagggctttcctgtgtgctggtgcccggtctgttctggtgtcactctgggcaatcgacGATGAAGCGACCTGGATGTTCATGGAGAGTTTCtaccaacacttggcagatagaaaaagtgcaagtacagctcttcaccatgccatgaaatctcttcaggagacaaagaattattcggccataaaatactgggcaccatttgtgctaattggcgatgatgtcacctttgaaTTTGGGAAGCTCAAACACGAAAAGAACGGTAAGTGCCatttaaatataattttaatgACTGAATTGctgtactttgtacatgtttttaatCAGGAAGTTGTCGAAAGGAGCAGGTACGTTCTTCACAGAGAAATGGCTTTATAAACGGttgccagagtggatattttacTCGAACTGCTTTAGCTAATACCTGAATTAAATAATGTCTGCATCCACCGAGTCAGCTACTTCAGCTTCCTGCAGATAGCTAGCTGTTTGAGCCCATGTTATGATGGAGTGACTGTGAAACTGATCGGTGATTGTCGATTGCTTATGTCAAGTGAAGTGAGTTATTGAGGTCTTCAAGTCTACATGTCAAAGTAACAGTGAATAGGAATTGTTGCTATTAACTTTagcacaaacagttaaatgaatgaattaagataattgttatattatttACTTGGCAATCAGAACGAAATTTATTATTGCCATTTAACCCActacttgtttctttctttctggttttgttttttcagaaacGATGTCCAAAACGTGAAAAACTTACTTGGATTGTGATATGTCgatatgttattttcctttcctcgattatatgagttattgaaaacaattcaacCATTGATACCTCACTAGCAGTCAGATACAAGATATCATGCCAATTATAGTTAAGGTACCATGAGATTTCAGTAGTATTAAGATACTGTCCAAGTCCTTacatttgtgccttgttttgtaAGCATTTGTTCCAGGATTAGTTAAAAACTTGATAGAAATCAGGGACTTGGCAAAACAATTTGTTTCCATAACTGAGGATCTAACCGTCTTGTTATTTTGGCCCTTGAAAATAACTCCAAGCTTTTGCGGTATGTTTCTCAGGTGACATGTATACTCTTTATCTTGCTATACCAACTTTCCATTTATAATATCATTAAGTGACAGTCTCGGggaatgtgtattttctgtgtttctgtaaggttggccaaagctaaataagcaaattaattgtCTCGGGAGGCAAATGTCTATAAGCTTAAAAACAACCTAGGAAAGTACAAATCTttggaaattacaaaaatttaatgcagcattcacatttaaatgatatggaaattcctggaacaaaacgctttattcccaaagggtttaaatcgggcacaacattgagttagccaatttgtttgtttattttcccgtaaAACTTGGTTCAAaaacagacacttttctgacgctgatgaggaCGAGGACAATTAGGGTAAATGTAACTCTTGGATGATGGACTCTTGCTAGGGCCTGGAaccaaacaaatggaaagttctttacTTTAAAGTTGTACATGTTGATTGTGATATTGTGTCACAGAGGGACTGGACcaatgcaaaataattcaatgaaatggTCTTTTTCTTAAAACTTCCAGAAGGTAAAAAGGTGTGTGGTGTAAAAGTTACCTGACCTCTTAATTAATTGTGTGCAATTTAAACCCCTGGGGAGGTGGGACTTTGTCCATGCATATGCTTGtggaaattttttgaattttaaaaatggtatgACTACCCAAGTCACGTCATTTCATACCATTTCGCACCATTGGAAACGTTGGTCAGTAACTCTTGAGTTGACAAAGGTATTAAAAGGGAAGCATTCCATCCTTTCTCCATGTTAAACTGACAGTAGGATGGGCACCCACGTCCTAAACCGAGCACCCCAAATCGAGAGTAAGGTCTAAGGTCTACTTCTCCACTACCATAGTCACGTCTACCACGGCTGAACTTGCAAACAGATTCAATCCGAGCTAAAGTCTTTGTCTAGCTCTCCTCCACCtatgcaaatttggagtattttgTACCTGTTATGaacggtcatcacttcttttcatccctcaaactgatatttccctttttattcaagttatacgacgtacagtctaccttagacttcaaatctacttcagcgaggcaaagagttgaaaccggatcgatggcttcaccttgcagtttccgatatccactacaCCAACGAGACAAACTCCCGGAAAGGCTAatagagtattgacataatagtacctagcaaaacaattgaaagttaaccgtcttcaatggggtttttagacctaaatactgtagatcagtgcggcatagcttagaaacgctatttcttgttgaactaaagctgtcattctgcttgtttgcattctttttagagctgtaagcttgtcaatattaacacgGCATaatgcgtcgtgtaattgttacgaaatgtccaacgTCACTTTGAGTtatggaaattagtgttgaccgtTATGAACTCGTAtgttcatttccaactccttgataatggcgtcatgaggtcgccgaaacgtcggaagtttagctttttatcgctagtttttacatagaggatattacacggtggcgagaagatatgaattttatgttctcgtggcaagaacaatatctcacgagtgagcaaagcgaacgagtgttctttttattatatggagactaaatattgaatatttccgattttattgtgttttaaagtagtcaagttttacaaaaaaaaacttttatttcatacaaggttttcttcttcgtgttctcgttttcaagtttttctgtaaactctcTAACTTCTTGGTCGCTGATGGACACAAACCagctcgccatgcttttattctaaacaacaaacgcgacgcgagaaaccaattcaacaaaagcaaaaggcgggaatcgtgacgtcattgaacgatacgacactcacaaaggtgacaaacggaaaatacgccactcgggtcccggatgaagtggcctGTGGAATCTAcaagtggtttagttcccagtaaaacactctcctccatataataaatgtccgtatttcactgttttcatctttatttggtaatttaatatttatgtttcctgatttttttttagggGATTTAAACAATcatgtaattagttttcttaatatttagCTTGTTTAGATCGCACCATTCTTTTCTTTTAGCTAGCTCTCCGGtatttagtttttcaagatCTCTAATGGAGGGCGACGAAGCAATGacattagtgtcatcagcaaaaatccTAAAGTTCAGTTTATCAGAGCAGTAGAAATGTTGTTTATATAAAGTAAGAATAAAAGAGGAACAAGGGAACTAGCCTGTGGTACATCACATTTCattgttggtttgtttttgccatttggccaaaaatcgcgattttcaacacttttggaaaaatcgttaattctcttctaataggtcttatttaaagtgtttttttttatagcacaaatctatgatagttaagctttccatccataAAAATTAGGCTATAAggtgacttgtatttcctagttTTTTGGCCTTGCGAAGTTTGCCAAAAAATGATTTGACAATAGGTGTATCCCGATTGGGCTGGCAAACTGGAAAATGGtgcttcaaaaatggcaaagaagtGCTTAAATAATGCTCGACTTTTGAAATAGGTGCTCGAAATTTACTGATTTTCGTCAGTatgcctgttttttttttttaaagaattgCCCTTTCGTTAAGTTGTTTATAAATGTTCAGGGAACTAAAACATTAATGTCTTTTGAGCAAATATACTCTAAAGCCTGagatgatttcaaattgcttcaCTTCAAACGCAACATTTCAACCATGTAACTTTTCGggtgtttaatttaaattaaagggTGTTCAAGGTTTCGTACGCGcctttgtacatgtacttgtataCGAATACGTGAAAAAATCCCGCAATCTTAATCTTAATACAGATTGAAACTGTTCGATAGTGACTTACGTTTCTTTTGGAAACATTTGTTCGAAAAAAATACATGGTGGTTGTCAAATATTCATTGGCAGTTAGTTCTTGGCCACAATACTTACCCACTGGAGAAAGTTATCTGACCTTTGAACCACTCGCGCCATGTGCCGCTATCCATATTTAATTGTGCGCATACACATAGAAATCGTAATCTTATTTAAAAGGCCCTTCAAAGGTTTGACTCCCAATTTCATTACCAGTATGTTTCGAAATATCTGAATATATGTAATATCAACCGGATTAATGTCCAGTTTACTCTCCATTCAACCTGTTAAGGCAACTACTTACGGTCTTTAGTCTTTTTTTTCACTAGTAGGAAACTTTGGAACTCTTTTCCTTTCCACATTAGATTACTAATACTAACTATAGTAAAGGAGTTTCAACCACTCTTCTAAACTTAGATAAATTCCTGTGACTGGTGACTGCTGTactttttgtaaatagtttcgATTTTTATACGTTTTCATAGATATAATTTCATTTTTACTTACTCTATTTTTTCGGAGACAATCAACTTCCTGCTATTTCAAATTCGAGTTGAAATATAGATGTATGGTATTGATACCTCCAAATATCGTAACTGCTGCTATCATTTCATTTTTACTTACTCTATTTTTTCGAAGACAATCAGCTTCCTGCTATTTCAAATTCGAGTTGAAATATAGATGTATGGTATTGATACCTCCAAATATCGTAACTGCTGCTATCATTTCATTTTTACTTACTCTATTTTTTCGAAGACAATCAACTTCCTGCTATTTCAAATTCGAGTTGAAATATAGATGTATGGTATTGATACCTCCAAATATCGTAACTGCTCATCAGTTGGAACAATTTTACAATTAGTTTTGGCTCCTTTTAATGCTATTTCATTTGcataacgactgacagcatagctcatgaCTACATCGCGCAGATCTGAGATGCACCAACCAACCACACAAGAGAGCAAATGTGAGAATACATTTGTTATTGAAATTTCATCCATTGGCGCATCTCAGATATGTTTAACATGACTGcccgatgcagttatgagctgtGCTGTCAGTCGTTACTTGTCCCACATTTCACCCCTGCTCGGTCTCCAATAGCTCACTGATTAAAGAGCACCCGACTAGACCACGGATCGAGTGTCGTGGGTGTAGAACTGAGATAAAAAGACAGTATTTGACCTTACCGAAGCGATGTAAATCGAAATGTATCTTGGCTTGCGGCTTTAAACGAGAGTTACTCTTCGAGAAAGTTAGTCATAGCACAAATGGCTTTGCGGTTCGCGCGGAGAACGGCGTTATCTAAAGGCGAAACCTCCAGTCACGTAGTATATGGTGTTGAAAACTGCAAAGCAAATAAGTAACAAATCAACACAGCGAAAAATGAAGTTCGTTAAAGGTTACTTAGAGGGAATAATTGATCAACCATACATTTCTAGAGCTGAATGCTATAAACTTGTAAAGGCGCTAATTTTTCTCTCGGAAGAAAATATTCTTTAAGCACGCAAGTTACAACACTACTCCATCTATATTCAAAACAACAGATAAAAGAGAGAACTGATATAACTCAAATGCAAGAAAACCTCTTGGGGATCGGGAGACGTTATTTACTGGTTTTTTCCCCGTGGCTCTTGTGCGCGCCTGTACAACGAGAGTAATCTAAGCAACCCAACAACTTTACGTCGATGGAATATaaacttatttttaatttcaggaGACAAACTTGTAACACATGAAGTGAAGACAGCAAAGCTCGAATGCATCAGACTTTCCTCTAGCCTGCCTACAACTTGTATGATCctagacaacattgttgggacCATGAAGTCAAAAAGCATAAGCGCTTTCAAAGGAAAAGCATGGGTGTAATCTCCCCACTCCTCTCctccctttcaatgttgacttgAAACATTCTGAAAAGTTGCAGCTTAGGGTGAAGGGGGACACTTGAGAGGCCGCTATGAGGAGATTTATTCAGTATAGAATATTAGATACACCTTTAAGGCTTAAACCGACTTTTGGAGCAAATGGAATAAGGCGTGCAATTCTACATTTGGCGGAGGGTTCCAAAGGAATAGCTCCCAGCCACCGAAACCATGAACAGACTATTGACACATATGCGGGAGCCCGGCCATATTTTTCAGATAAATTCAGTTTCGCTAAGCTTTCGCGCTGCCATTTCGTTCAAACGTGACGAACTCAGACAAACCGCATGCGTAATCACAAACTCTCCTTTGGCAGTAATGAAAGGAAGGCCTGAAAACTTCAGGCTCaaacgggactcgaacccatgacctctgcgataccggtgcagtgCGTCTTTAATAcattccaggtgatctggtgacgtaattcggaagACTGGGGAGAaacattttaacgccgtatcccacaactgcgcgtggccttattttcgaattcaacatggcagaggcgaggttagggttcatcgggtctacttgaatgttcattcagtaacaggaaatgtggtagacacggaatgatctgttgagttttggcggtggaaatactgcagggagtttggaaacaacacctaaggccgcgcgcggttgtgggatacggcgttaaaatttttcttcccagtcctccaaattacgtcaccagatcaccagGTTGTTCCTTCACCATATTATTGACGGGTTCGGTTACGTACTCATAGaaaaaaatgaccagctcccagttggcttgatagATCAATTGGTAGAACACTGCACCGGTATCGGTTTGAATCGCGTtcattttcaggctttcctttcgtttttgCTAACTTGGGTTCATAACTGTGATGGTCTCAAAACTTGACCTGTTTCATTCCCGTAGTTCAAATGTATGCGTTTAATACATGTTCCTTCACTAACTCTGCTAATTCGTCTGTACTGATCAgtcaaaacaaaatttgtaatttcAAATGAAATGTCCTTTTTCCGGATTTAAACTTTTCATAAATTACTCGATACCTACTACTTTCAATGAAaaaagtcaagtgaagctatgatctttgcagttatgagcgcaatttttgcaatcacgtagagaagcctgaaaaattcaggacttcaacggggtttgaacccgtgacctcgcgattccggtgcgacgctctaaccaactgagctatgaagccactgacgttgggagctggtcatttgtgggttctaatggtccagTGAGGAATGAAACAATGATGAAAAggtacatgaaatgaatcatatatgaactgcggatatgaaatcaagtgaagctatgatcttcgcagttatgagcgcaatttttgcaattacgtagagaagcctgaaaaattcaggacttcaacggggtttgaacccgtgacctcgcaattcctcgctggtcatttgtgggttctaatggttctaatggtcccgtgtttcattcctcacgggaccattagaacccacaaatgaccagctcccaacgtcagtggcttcatagctcagttggttagagcgtcgcaccggaatcgcgaggtcacgggttcaaaccccgttgaagtcctgaatttttcaggcttctctacgtaattgcaaaaattgcgctcataactgcgaagatcatagcttcacttgatttcatatccgtagttcatatatgattcatttcatataccttTTCATCAATGAAAAAAgtgtttatcatcatcatcacacaAGATATTAGATTAATGTCAGCGTACAAGGGGGCCTCTAATCAGCCTGGTGGTTTCATGAAGTCTCCTCGCTACAATCGTTACAAAGCTGTGATTACCATTGCTATTTTCTGTGGTAAATAAACATTCATccgttcgttcattcattcatccattCTTCCATCCATtcattaattgaaaatttaattacGAAAGGATGCAGCGCAAATTGTTTCTCCATGCCAACATCGTTAGAAGTCAGCTCAAAGACCACGTCCAAAGTCAAGCATAGTTCGTGCCGATGTTTAATGGAGTTTAGCTTGCTTGTTTATCCTTACACACATCTTGTAACTGTGCCCTGTGCTACAGACATGCTGCAGAATTCTTAGTTAAACACGCTCCCAATAATATGACTGCAGGAAATACATGGAGAAAAAATAATGTCCGTTGTTTCATACTATAAACCAGTCGGTGCCTAAAAGTAATTCTGTCCTTCCTTTCTCGCTGGAAGAAGCATTGTCCAATGTGAAACTTCTCTGTGGACCTTCGGTCTTCCTTAAAAATATGCGTTGCGAATCTCGGCCATCTTGTGCAAAATAAACGAGGAAGTGGCTTGAAGTTTGATACGACTGCTGACCTCTTGCCATACCACCGTAGATTCACCCTCCTCCGCCTGCCAGAGCAAATGAAGTTGGAAGCTGAAGaccactttcaaaaatggcgaccactttttcattcttttgtatttatgttaattagacctactgccctcattttgatacaaatattcttttgaaatttgctcgtcgtagcgaggctagaaaggcttaatagcattaaaacaaaagaatattttatttggccgccattatgaaagaggtctattaaaTGGGAAAGATCTTTACCCGATTCACACAACCCCTATGGGTGATACCCGCTGAAAGTGCACCAAATTACGCGGGCATCACCCGCTATAGTACGTACTAAAGTACAGGGATGTCATAATAATGGCGGGCTATCGAGCGATGAGAAAATTGGAGAGTAAAGAATGAATGACATTTGTATTCTAATTCAAATACAGTGTATGACAGGATAACATAGGTAAATGTAGACAGTCTATGTAGCATATGCGCACATTCCAATGAGAAATTAATCCCCGACGAACAGTATATTTCCAcaacatttgagttgaaatacaTTTACTAAGTTACCTATCAGAATTAGCTtaaataaacatattttaacATGTTGGAGGGATGTATTTCCTGAAATCTTCCACTGAGCCCAGCTTGCAGCGTTTTTAGCTCACAGTTTCAGGTCAGAATTCGCTAATATATCAGGGCATTTGGCCCCGAGCCGAGTTATGACGAACAAATTTGTGCGAGAAATCGATAATTCAATTTCGCCAAATTATCATTCTTTTCAGTTCTATTACTGAGGAATgagaataaaattgaaatcagagcgttttCAGCGGTTCTCTGTTGTATTTCGGATCGTAAAAGCACAGTTATTGGATCGCTATAGAATTGCGGGAGTCGCGcactatagtacgttattcacgGGGCAGTTTTATGACCGGCAAATgtgtgggagaaatcgaaaatacaaTTTGGccaaattggcattctttttAGTTCCCTTACTgaggaatgagcataaaattgaaatcagagcgtttttagcggttttctggcgtatttcggATCGTAAAAGCACTTTTATTGGATCGCTATGACTGGAGTCGtgtactatagtacgttattcaccgggcagtttCATGACGGGCACATTTGTGGGAAAAATCGAAAATACAATTTGGCaaaattggcattcttttaagttcccttactgaggaatgagcataaaattgaaatcggCGTTTTTAGCGGTTCCCTGGCGTATTTCGGATCTTAAAAGCACAGTTATTGGATGGCTATGGCTGGAGTCGCATACTATATATAGTACGTTATTAACCGGGCAGTTttatgacgggcaaatttgtgggagaaatcgaaaatacgATTTGGCCAAATTGGTATTCTTTTTAGTTCCCTTACTgaggaatgagcataaaattgaaatcagagcgtttttagcggttttctggcgtatttcggatcgtaaaagcacttttattggatcgctatggctggagtcgtgtactatagtacgttattcaccgggcagtttCATGACGGGCACATTTGTGGGAAAAATCAAAAATACAATTTGGCaaaattggcattcttttaagttcccttactgaggaatgagcataaaattgaaatcagcgTTTTTAGCGGTTCCCTGGCGTATTACGGATCTTA encodes:
- the LOC137996687 gene encoding tetratricopeptide repeat protein 28-like, which produces MVDKKLDLLERHMQELSVARKEGDRQGKGLAYFNLARYYQGTADFYQAITNYTEALAIFKEVGFRATEGAIYGNLGNAYQSLGNFKQAIEYHHQDLSIAKEVGDRAGEGAASGNLGNAYQSLGNFKQAIEYHHQHLSIAKEVGDRAGEGRAYGNLGNAYQSLGNFKQAIEYHHQDLSIAKEVGDRAGEGAASGNLGNAYQSLGNFKQAIEYHHQDLSIAKELGDRVGEGAASGNLGNAYQSLGNFKQAIEYHHQRLSIAKEVGDRTGEGRAYGNLGNAYQSLGNFKQAIEYHHQHLSIAKEVGNRAREGAAYGNLGNAYQSLGNFKQAIEYHHQHLSVAKEVEDRAGEGAAYGNLGNAYRSLGNFQQAIEYHHQHLSVAKEVGDRAGKGRAYGNLGNAYRSLGNFKQAIEYHHQHLSVAKEVGDRAGEGRAYGNLGNAYQSLGNVKQAIEYHHQHLSVAKEIGDRAGEGAAYGNLGNAYQSLGNFKQAIEYNHQDLSIGKEVGDRAGEGAASGNLGNAYQSLGNFKQAIEYHHQRLRVAKEVGDRAGEGTAYGNLGNAYQSLGNFKQAIKYHHQHLSIAKEVGDRATEGATYGNLGNTYQSLGNFKQAIEYHHQRLSVAKEVGDRAGEGTAYGNLGNAYKSLGNFKQAMDYYHQGLSICQATEDLIGLAFTCYHIGLVHEFFGALSKALNYHRLSVYYFDEVRRLLQSEDAWKISFRDRKGFAYIALWTALLKNGEVDEALNAAEQGRAQALADILKMQYSVDGKPTMKVTISLVMKDLPSQTVFTALEGNTISFWLLRDDIGINFRQKKIENGTAKSLMKSTLEQINAGAVLGCENRSLERQGSDFSSSSKGVEETFQSLSFSVHSLQPLYDVLVSPIADLIQGDDLVFVPDGHFCLAPFCAMSDSVRIRVTPSLTALKLITMAPDNFQSKNEALLVGDPCLSEVTYGTGEPMYKQLPCAKKEVDIIGKLLQTVPFTGKNATKAEVLRRMKSVALIHIAAHGDDRSGEIALAPNPERTSKIPEEEDYMLSLSDVQAVRLQARLVVLSCCHSGQGEVKSEGIVGISRAFLCAGARSVLVSLWAIDDEATWMFMESFYQHLADRKSASTALHHAMKSLQETKNYSAIKYWAPFVLIGDDVTFEFGKLKHEKNETMSKT